From Saccharothrix espanaensis DSM 44229, the proteins below share one genomic window:
- a CDS encoding MarR family winged helix-turn-helix transcriptional regulator — MADHVDLVLDQWRAQRPDLDVSPMAVIGRLSRLNRVIDGELRANFARHGLDRASFDVLATLRRSAPPHRLTPTELMRSSMITSGAVTQRLDRLEARGLVTRGPSPVDGRGVVVALTDEGRGLVDKTLPDHLATEERLLAALSPAERERLAATLRTVLESLAE; from the coding sequence ATGGCGGACCACGTGGACCTCGTGCTCGACCAGTGGCGCGCGCAGCGCCCCGACCTCGACGTCTCGCCGATGGCGGTGATCGGCCGGCTGTCCCGGCTGAACCGGGTGATCGACGGCGAGCTGCGCGCGAACTTCGCCCGGCACGGGCTGGACCGCGCGTCGTTCGACGTCCTGGCCACCCTGCGCCGCAGCGCCCCGCCGCACCGGCTCACGCCGACCGAGCTGATGCGGTCCTCGATGATCACCTCCGGCGCCGTCACCCAGCGGCTGGACCGGCTGGAGGCGCGCGGCCTGGTGACCCGGGGACCGAGCCCGGTCGACGGCCGGGGCGTCGTGGTGGCGCTGACCGACGAGGGCCGCGGGCTCGTGGACAAGACCCTGCCCGACCACCTGGCCACCGAGGAGCGCCTGCTGGCCGCGCTGAGCCCGGCCGAGCGGGAGCGGCTGGCGGCGACCCTCAGGACCGTCCTGGAATCCCTCGCCGAGTAG
- a CDS encoding EamA family transporter yields MSYFVLVLSNRLVTALGPAIWGTTYFVTTEYLPPDRPLLASLLRALPAGLLLLVVVRRLPTGDWWWKSLVLGALNIGTFLPLLFLAAYRLPGGVAATVGAVQPLVVAGLAAGFLGQRITLRVALAAIAGVLGVSLLVLRANAQLDWLGVAAALGGAVVMAAGTVLGKRWASPAPLLATTGWQLVAGGLLLLPVTFLVEGPPPALTGANVAGYAYLALIGAALSYSLWFRGVKLLAATEVTFLGLLSPVVATTVGWLALGQDLTVAQVLGAVIVLAALVVAQTKGRNKDEDHRVRGGRGRRQPGGDRGVAARA; encoded by the coding sequence ATGAGTTACTTTGTCTTAGTGCTAAGCAATCGACTCGTCACCGCGCTCGGCCCGGCGATCTGGGGCACGACCTACTTCGTCACCACCGAGTACCTGCCGCCGGACCGCCCGCTGCTGGCGAGCCTGCTGCGCGCGCTGCCCGCCGGGCTCCTGCTGCTCGTGGTGGTCCGCCGACTGCCCACCGGCGACTGGTGGTGGAAGTCGCTGGTACTGGGCGCGCTGAACATCGGCACGTTCCTGCCGCTGCTCTTCCTGGCCGCCTACCGGCTGCCGGGCGGCGTGGCCGCGACGGTCGGCGCGGTCCAGCCGCTGGTCGTGGCCGGGCTCGCGGCCGGGTTCCTCGGGCAGCGGATCACGCTGCGGGTCGCGCTGGCGGCCATCGCCGGGGTCCTCGGGGTGAGCCTGCTCGTGCTGCGGGCCAACGCGCAGCTCGACTGGCTGGGCGTGGCCGCGGCCCTCGGCGGCGCGGTCGTGATGGCCGCCGGGACCGTGCTGGGCAAGCGCTGGGCGTCGCCGGCGCCGCTGCTGGCCACCACCGGCTGGCAGCTGGTGGCCGGCGGGCTGCTGCTCCTGCCGGTCACGTTCCTGGTGGAGGGCCCGCCGCCGGCGCTGACCGGGGCCAACGTGGCCGGGTACGCGTACCTCGCGCTGATCGGCGCGGCGCTGTCCTACAGCCTGTGGTTCCGCGGCGTGAAGCTGCTGGCGGCGACCGAGGTGACCTTCCTCGGCCTGCTCAGCCCGGTGGTCGCGACGACGGTCGGCTGGCTGGCGCTGGGCCAGGACTTGACGGTGGCGCAGGTGCTGGGCGCCGTGATCGTGCTCGCCGCGCTGGTCGTGGCGCAGACCAAGGGGAGGAACAAGGATGAGGATCACCGTGTTCGGGGCGGCCGGGGGCGTCGGCAGCCGGGTGGTGACCGAGGCGTCGCGGCGCGGGCATGA
- a CDS encoding NAD(P)-dependent oxidoreductase, producing MRITVFGAAGGVGSRVVTEASRRGHEVVAVSRSVRDGFTVGDAGVAADVTRLSAGRDVVIGATRPVDGREHELAATAKALLDGVRPTGARLLLVGGASSLTRPDGVLVQDAPDFPAFLRPIALACTAQLDVVRAESEVDWTYLSPPMSLEPGTRTGAYRLGLDGLVVDGQGNSAISLEDFAVALLDEAERPRHSRSRFTVGY from the coding sequence ATGAGGATCACCGTGTTCGGGGCGGCCGGGGGCGTCGGCAGCCGGGTGGTGACCGAGGCGTCGCGGCGCGGGCATGAGGTCGTCGCGGTCTCGCGGTCGGTCCGCGACGGGTTCACCGTCGGGGACGCGGGCGTGGCGGCGGACGTCACCCGGCTCAGCGCCGGCCGGGACGTCGTGATCGGCGCGACCCGGCCGGTCGACGGGCGGGAGCACGAGCTGGCGGCGACCGCCAAGGCCCTGCTCGACGGCGTGCGGCCGACCGGTGCGCGGCTGCTGCTGGTCGGCGGCGCGAGCAGCCTGACCCGGCCGGACGGGGTGCTGGTGCAGGACGCGCCGGACTTCCCGGCGTTCCTGCGGCCGATCGCGCTGGCCTGCACCGCGCAGCTCGACGTCGTCCGGGCCGAGTCCGAGGTGGACTGGACGTACCTGAGCCCGCCGATGTCGCTGGAACCCGGCACCCGCACCGGCGCGTACCGGCTCGGGCTCGACGGACTGGTGGTGGACGGGCAGGGGAACTCCGCGATCTCCCTGGAGGACTTCGCGGTGGCCCTCCTGGACGAGGCCGAACGGCCCCGGCACAGCAGGAGCCGGTTCACCGTCGGCTACTGA